A genome region from Columba livia isolate bColLiv1 breed racing homer chromosome 2, bColLiv1.pat.W.v2, whole genome shotgun sequence includes the following:
- the DSCC1 gene encoding sister chromatid cohesion protein DCC1 isoform X1 codes for MRNRAEVDATLQTAKLNPAELLPTVHCLSFGPQASAGECCLLQLEPGLCAELEAGRSLVIRGEKDEQAVLCSKDKTYDMKIADTSNMLLFIPGCKTPEQLNDNQASCNIIHSQIAGFSNNYWELRRCRPKLKKLRKLLMEDPYEGPDSQKDQTSTFLKYTTEDLLSLIQASEEEILHQLQVIDACEIEGYWRILEFDYEMKLLNHVTQLIESESWPLSKVPLRTCLEELGSLEPTDMIEHILLSYGRKYVDDGEVYFEMHEDKICRSTAQMLLQNAVKFNLSEFQEVWQQSVPEGMTVRLDQLKGLALVDKSSRPETIFLLKVEDLPEDNQDRFNSLFSIREKWTEEDITPYIQDLCAEKQTVGALLTKYARSSMQNGVRVYNSRRPIS; via the exons ATGCGGAACCGCGCGGAGGTGGATGCTACGCTGCAGACGGCCAAACTGAACCCGGCGGAGCTGCTGCCGACCGTCCATTGCCTCAGCTTCGGCCCGCAGGCCAGCGCCGGCGAGTGctgcctgctgcagctggagccgGGCCTCTGCGCCGAGCTGGAGGCGGGACGCAG cctagTAATCCGTGGTGAAAAGGATGAACAAGCAGTGTTGTGCAGCAAAGATAAAACGTACGACATGAAAATAGCAGATACCTCAAATATGCTGCTGTTTATTCCTGGTTGCAAAACTCCAGAACAGCTGAATGACAATCAAGCATCTTGTAATATTATTCATTCACAG ATTGCTGGCTTCTCCAATAACTATTGGGAATTAAGGAGATGTCGACCTAAACTGAAGAAACTGAGGAAGCTTTTAATGGAAGATCCATATGAAGGGCCAGATAGTCAGAAAGATCAGACTTCAACATTTTTGAAG TATACAACAGAAGATTTGTTAAGTCTGATTCAAGcaagtgaagaagaaatattgcACCAATTGCAGGTTATAGATGCCTGTGAAATTGAAG GATATTGGAGAATTCTAGAATTTGACTATGAAATGAAACTCTTGAATCATGTGACTCAGCTAATAGAATCAGAGTCCTGGCCTTTAAGTAAGGTTCCTTTACGTACCTGCCTTGAGGAACTTGGATCTCTAGAACCCAC agatatGATAGAACATATTCTTCTAAGCTATGGAAGGAAATATGTTGATGATG GGGAGGTTTACTTTGAGATGCATGAAgataaaatatgcagatctacAGCACAAATGCTTTTGCAAAATGCAGTTAAATTCAATCTATCAGAGTTTCAAGAAGTGTGGCAACAAAGTGTCCCTGAAGGGATGACAGTAAGGCTTGATCAGCTGAAG GGCTTGGCTCTTGTGGATAAAAGCTCGAGACCAGAGACCATCTTTCTGCTAAAAGTAGAAGACTTACCTGAAGACAATCAGGACAGATTCAACAGCTTATTCAGCATACGGGAAAAGTGGACAGAAGAGGATATTACCCCTTATATACA AGACTTATGTGCAGAGAAGCAGACAGTCGGTGCTCTTCTGACAAAATACGCTCGCTCGTCAATGCAGAATGGTGTTAGAGTTTATAATTCTAGAAGACCCATCTCATAA
- the DSCC1 gene encoding sister chromatid cohesion protein DCC1 isoform X2, translated as MRNRAEVDATLQTAKLNPAELLPTVHCLSFGPQASAGECCLLQLEPGLCAELEAGRSLVIRGEKDEQAVLCSKDKTYDMKIADTSNMLLFIPGCKTPEQLNDNQASCNIIHSQIAGFSNNYWELRRCRPKLKKLRKLLMEDPYEGPDSQKDQTSTFLKYTTEDLLSLIQASEEEILHQLQVIDACEIEGYWRILEFDYEMKLLNHVTQLIESESWPLSKVPLRTCLEELGSLEPTDMIEHILLSYGRKYVDDAGEVYFEMHEDKICRSTAQMLLQNAVKFNLSEFQEVWQQSVPEGMTVRLDQLKGLALVDKSSRPETIFLLKVEDLPEDNQDRFNSLFSIREKWTEEDITPYIQDLCAEKQTVGALLTKYARSSMQNGVRVYNSRRPIS; from the exons ATGCGGAACCGCGCGGAGGTGGATGCTACGCTGCAGACGGCCAAACTGAACCCGGCGGAGCTGCTGCCGACCGTCCATTGCCTCAGCTTCGGCCCGCAGGCCAGCGCCGGCGAGTGctgcctgctgcagctggagccgGGCCTCTGCGCCGAGCTGGAGGCGGGACGCAG cctagTAATCCGTGGTGAAAAGGATGAACAAGCAGTGTTGTGCAGCAAAGATAAAACGTACGACATGAAAATAGCAGATACCTCAAATATGCTGCTGTTTATTCCTGGTTGCAAAACTCCAGAACAGCTGAATGACAATCAAGCATCTTGTAATATTATTCATTCACAG ATTGCTGGCTTCTCCAATAACTATTGGGAATTAAGGAGATGTCGACCTAAACTGAAGAAACTGAGGAAGCTTTTAATGGAAGATCCATATGAAGGGCCAGATAGTCAGAAAGATCAGACTTCAACATTTTTGAAG TATACAACAGAAGATTTGTTAAGTCTGATTCAAGcaagtgaagaagaaatattgcACCAATTGCAGGTTATAGATGCCTGTGAAATTGAAG GATATTGGAGAATTCTAGAATTTGACTATGAAATGAAACTCTTGAATCATGTGACTCAGCTAATAGAATCAGAGTCCTGGCCTTTAAGTAAGGTTCCTTTACGTACCTGCCTTGAGGAACTTGGATCTCTAGAACCCAC agatatGATAGAACATATTCTTCTAAGCTATGGAAGGAAATATGTTGATGATG caGGGGAGGTTTACTTTGAGATGCATGAAgataaaatatgcagatctacAGCACAAATGCTTTTGCAAAATGCAGTTAAATTCAATCTATCAGAGTTTCAAGAAGTGTGGCAACAAAGTGTCCCTGAAGGGATGACAGTAAGGCTTGATCAGCTGAAG GGCTTGGCTCTTGTGGATAAAAGCTCGAGACCAGAGACCATCTTTCTGCTAAAAGTAGAAGACTTACCTGAAGACAATCAGGACAGATTCAACAGCTTATTCAGCATACGGGAAAAGTGGACAGAAGAGGATATTACCCCTTATATACA AGACTTATGTGCAGAGAAGCAGACAGTCGGTGCTCTTCTGACAAAATACGCTCGCTCGTCAATGCAGAATGGTGTTAGAGTTTATAATTCTAGAAGACCCATCTCATAA